The Bombus vancouverensis nearcticus chromosome 9, iyBomVanc1_principal, whole genome shotgun sequence genome includes a window with the following:
- the Mhc gene encoding myosin heavy chain isoform X4, protein MPKPKPQEGEDPDPTPYLFVSLEQKRIDQTKPYDAKKACWVPDEKEGYVLGEIKATKGDIVSVTLPGGESKDFKKDQLQQVNPPKYEKAEDMSNLTYLNDASVLHNLKQRYYAKLIYTYSGLFCVAINPYKRFPVYTHRCAKLYRGKRRNEVPPHIFAISDGAYVNMLTNSENQSMLITGESGAGKTENTKKVIAYFATVGASTKKADDTSQKKGSLEDQVVQTNPVLEAFGNAKTVRNDNSSRFGKFIRIHFGPTGKLAGADIETYLLEKARVISQQALERSYHIFYQMMSGSVPGLKEMCCLSNDIHEYYFVSQGKTTIPNVDDGEECTLTDQAFDVLGFTQEEKNDIYKITAAVMHMGGMKFKQRGREEQAEADGTEEGERVAKLLGCDCADLYKNLLKPRIKVGNEFVTQGRNKDQVAYSVGAMSKAMFDRLFKWLVKKCNETLDTQQKRQHFIGVLDIAGFEIFDYNSFEQLCINFTNEKLQQFFNHHMFILEQEEYKREGIEWTFIDFGMDLQQTIDLIEKPMGILSILEEESMFPKATDKTFEEKLNNNHLGKSPNFLKPKPPKPGQQAAHFAIGHYAGNVPYNITGWLEKNKDPLNDTVVDQFKKSSNKLLIEIFADHPGQSGDAGGGGGAKGGRGKKGGGFSTVSSSYREQLNNLMTTLRATQPHFVRCIIPNEMKQPGVIDSHLVMHQLTCNGVLEGIRICRKGFPNRMVYPDFKLRYKILAPQAVTKLGADPKKAAEAILEASGLDPDQYRLGHTKVFFRAGVLGQMEELRDERLSKIVSWMQAYIRGYLSRKDYKKLQDQRLALVVVQRNLRKYLQIRTWPWWKLWQKVKPLLNVTRIEDELAALEEKARKAQEAFEKEEKLRKELEEQNTKLVSERNALQRQLDGEKGSLSEYMEKSLKLAAQKADIESQLQDLNDRFKEEEDARNNLFQNKKKLEQEVAGLKKDIEDLELNLQKSEQDKATKDHQIRNLNDEIAHQDELINKLNKEKKNQGEVNQKTAEELQAAEDKVNHLNKVKVKLEHTLDELEDSLEREKKSRADVEKAKRKVEGDLKLTQEAVADLERNKKELEQTIQRKDKELSSLTAKLEDEQSLVGKLQKQIKELQARIEELEEEIEAERGSRVKAEKQRSDLARELEELGERLEEAGGATSAQIELNKKREAELSKLRRDLEEANIQHEATLASLRKKHNDAVAEMGEQIDTLNKLKARVEKDKVQYFSELNDMRASVDQLSNEKAAQEKIVKQLQHQLNETQGKLEEVNRTLNDFDAAKKKLSIENSDLLRQLEEAESQVSQLSKIKISLTTQLEDTKRLADEESRERATLLGKFRNLEHDLDNIREQVEEEAEGKADLQRQLSKANAEAQLWRTKYESEGVARAEELEEAKRKLQARLAEAEETIESLNQKVIALEKTKQRLSTEVEDLQIEVDRATAIANAAEKKQKAFDKIIGEWKLKVDDLAAELDASQKECRNYSTELFRLRGAYEEGQEQLEAVRRENKNLADEVKDLLDQIGEGGRNIHEIEKARKRLEAEKDELQAALEEAEAALEQEENKVLRSQLELSQVRQEIDRRIQEKEEEFENTRKNHQRALDSMQASLEAEAKGKAEALRMKKKLEADINELEIALDHANKANAEAQKNIKRYQQQLKDVQTALEEEQRARDEARELLGISERRANALQNELEESRTLLEQADRGRRQAEQELADCHEQLNELGAQNASISAAKRKLEAELQTLHSDLDELLNEAKNSEEKAKKAMVDAARLADELRAEQDHAQTQEKLRKALETQIKELQVRLDEAEANALKGGKKAIQKLEQRVRELENELDGEQRRHADAQKNLRKSERRIKELSFQADEDRKNHERMQDLVDKLQQKIKTYKRQIEEAEEIAALNLAKFRKAQQELEEAEERADLAEQAITKFRTKGRGGSAARGLSPAPHRPAFKPQLDGSAFPPRFDLQPDGEL, encoded by the exons AGCAAGGACTTCAAAAAGGACCAGCTGCAGCAAGTAAATCCACCGAAATATGAAAAAGCCGAGGATATGTCGAATTTAACTTACCTCAACGATGCTTCGGTCCTCCACAATTTGAAACAACGTTATTACGCCAAACTCATCTAC ACGTACTCTGGCCTCTTCTGTGTAGCTATCAATCCCTACAAAAGATTTCCCGTATATACTCATAGATGCGCCAAACTTTATCGAGGCAAAAGACGTAACGAAGTGCCACCGCACATTTTTGCCATTTCTGATGGAGCCTATGTCAATATGCTTACCA ACAGTGAAAATCAATCCATGTTGATTACCGGCGAATCTGGTGCCGGAAAAACTGAGAATACGAAGAAAGTAATCGCGTATTTCGCCACTGTCGGTGCCTCGACTAAGAAAGCCGACGACACTTCCCAGAAGAAAGGTTCCCTGGAAGATCAGGTGGTGCAAACCAATCCTGTCTTGGAAGCGTTCGGTAATGCTAAAACCGTCCGTAATGACAACTCCTCGCGTTTC GGTAAATTCATCCGTATTCACTTTGGCCCCACTGGAAAATTGGCTGGTGCCGATATCGAGACCT ATCTATTGGAGAAAGCTCGTGTCATCTCTCAACAGGCTCTTGAACGTTCTTATCACATCTTCTACCAAATGATGTCAGGCTCGGTCCCCGGTTTGAAGG AAATGTGCTGCCTCTCGAATGACATCCACGAGTACTACTTCGTCTCTCAAGGCAAGACTACGATTCCAAATGTCGACGACGGCGAGGAGTGTACTTTGACCGAC CAAGCTTTCGATGTATTGGGCTTCACTCAAGAAGAAAAGAACGACATTTACAAGATCACCGCTGCCGTCATGCACATGGGTGGTATGAAGTTCAAGCAAAGAGGTCGCGAAGAACAAGCCGAAGCCGACGGAACCGAG GAAGGTGAACGTGTCGCCAAACTGCTTGGTTGCGACTGTGCCGATCTTTACAAGAACTTGTTGAAACCAAGGATCAAGGTCGGTAACGAGTTCGTAACACAAGGTCGTAACAAGGATCAAGTAGCATATTCGGTGGGTGCCATGTCGAAGGCCATGTTCGACAGGCTGTTTAAGTGGTTGGTCAAAAAATGTAACGAAACCCTGGACACGCAACAAAAGAGGCAACATTTCATCGGTGTACTGGATATCGCCGGTTTTGAAATCTTCGAC TACAACAGCTTTGAGCAACTCTGTATCAACTTCACCAACGAAAAGCTTCAACAATTCTTCAATCACCATATGTTCATTCTGGAACAAGAAGAATACAAACGCGAAGGAATTGAGTGGACTTTCATTGACTTTGGCATGGATCTACAACAAACGATCGATCTGATCGAGAAG CCTATGGGTATCCTCTCCATTCTTGAAGAAGAATCTATGTTCCCGAAAGCCACTGACAAGACCTTCGAGGAGAAATTGAACAACAATCACCTTGGCAAGAGTCCTAACTTCTTGAAGCCTAAACCGCCAAAACCAGGCCAGCAAGCAGCTCACTTTGCTATCGGCCATTATGCCGGAAAT GTACCATACAACATCACGGGTTGGCTGGAAAAGAACAAGGACCCGTTGAACGACACTGTTGTGGATCAGTTCAAGAAATCCAGTAATAAACTGCTGATCGAGATCTTCGCTGACCATCCTGGACAGTCTGGTGATGccggtggcggcggcggtgcGAAAGGTGGACGTGGTAAGAAGGGCGGTGGTTTCTCGACGGTATCATCGTCCTATAGGGAACAATTGAACAACCTGATGACTACTCTGAGAGCTACCCAACCACACTTCGTCCGTTGTATCATCCCCAACGAAATGAAGCAGCCTGGTGTCATAGATTCTCATCTCGTCATGCATCAGTTGACTTGTAACGGTGTACTTGAAGGCATCCGTATTTGTCGTAAAGGATTCCCCAACAGAATGGTCTATCCTGACTTCAAGCTACG GTACAAGATTCTGGCACCACAAGCAGTCACGAAGTTGGGTGCTGACCCGAAGAAGGCTGCAGAGGCGATTTTGGAGGCATCCGGCCTCGACCCCGATCAATATCGTCTTGGACACACCAAG gTGTTCTTCCGTGCCGGAGTCCTGGGTCAGATGGAAGAACTTCGTGACGAGCGACTTAGCAAAATCGTATCTTGGATGCAAGCCTACATCAGAGGTTACTTGTCCAGAAAAGACTACAAGAAACTGCAAGATCAACGTTTGGCTTTGGTCGTCGTACAAAGGAACTTGAGGAAATACTTGCAAATTCGTACTTGGCCATGGTGGAAATTGTGGCAGAAAGTTAAGCCCCTTCTCAACGTTACTCGTATCGAGGACGAGCTTGCC GCGCTCGAGGAGAAAGCGAGAAAAGCTCAGGAAGCCTtcgaaaaggaagagaaactGCGCAAGGAACTCGAAGAGCAGAACACGAAACTTGTCTCCGAAAGGAATGCCTTGCAACGACAACTGGATGGTGAAAAAGGTTCCCTCTCGGAATATATGGAGAAATCTCTGAAATTGGCCGCTCAGAAAGCCGATATCGAGTCACAACTTCAG GATCTGAATGACAGattcaaagaagaagaagatgccAGGAACAATCTCTTCCAAAATAAGAAGAAACTCGAACAAGAAGTGGCAGGTCTAAAGAAAGACATTGAGGACCTCGAGCTTAACCTACAGAAATCAGAGCAAGATAAGGCGACGAAGGACCACCAGATCCGCAATTTGAACGACGAGATCGCTCATCAAGACGAACTGATCAATAAATTgaacaaagagaaaaagaatcaaGGTGAAGTTAATCAGAAAACTGCCGAAGAGCTTCAAGCTGCCGAAGATAAAGTCAATCACTTGAACAAAGTCAAAGTCAAACTCGAGCACACTCTTGACGAACTCGAAGATTCCCTCGAACGTGAAAAGAAATCACG AGCCGACGTAGAGAAAGCTAAACGAAAGGTGGAAGGCGACTTGAAACTTACACAGGAAGCTGTTGCTGACCTCGAGAGAAATAAGAAGGAACTCGAACAAACCATTCAACGTAAGGACAAGGAATTATCGTCTTTGACCGCTAAACTTGAAGACGAACAGTCGTTAGTAGGCAaattacagaaacaaattaagGAATTACAAGCCCGTATCGAAGAACTGGAAGAAGAG ATCGAAGCTGAGCGTGGTTCTCGCGTGAAAGCTGAGAAACAGCGCAGTGACTTGGCACGAGAACTCGAGGAACTTGGTGAACGTCTCGAGGAAGCTGGCGGTGCCACCTCTGCCCAAATTGAACTCAACAAGAAGAGAGAAGCCGAACTTAGCAAGCTGCGCAGAGACCTCGAGGAAGCCAACATTCAACACGAAGCCACTCTTGCGAGTTTACGCAAAAAGCACAACGATGCCGTTGCCGAAATGGGAGAACAAATTGATACGCTTAACAAACTCAAGGCCAG AGTTGAAAAGGACAAGGTTCAATACTTCAGCGAATTAAACGACATGCGCGCGTCGGTAGATCAACTAAGCAACGAGAAG GCTGCCCAAGAAAAGATCGTGAAACAATTGCAACACCAATTAAACGAAACCCAAGGAAAACTGGAGGAAGTGAACCGTACTCTGAATGACTTCGATGCTGCGAAGAAGAAACTGTCGATCGAAAACAGTGATCTGCTACGACAATTAGAGGAAGCCGAATCGCAAGTTAGTCAGCTTTCGAAGATCAAGATTTCGCTGACAACGCAGCTCGAAGACACGAAACGATTGGCTGATGAAGAATCGAGAGAACGCGCTACTCTCCTTGGCAAGTTCCGTAACTTGGAACACGATTTGGATAACATTCGTGAACAAGTGGAAGAGGAAGCCGAAGGTAAAGCGGATCTTCAGAGGCAACTTAGCAAGGCAAACGCCGAGGCACAATTATGGCGCACGAAATACGAATCTGAGGGCGTTGCGAGAGCGGAAGAACTCGAGGAAGCTAAGAGGAAGCTGCAGGCACGGTTGGCCGAAGCGGAGGAAACCATCGAATCCCTCAACCAAAAGGTTATCGCTCTCGAGAAGACGAAACAGAGATTGTCGACGGAGGTAGAGGACTTACAGATCGAAGTGGATCGCGCGACCGCGATCGCCAACGCCGCCGAAAAGAAACAGAAGGCCTTTGATAAGATTATCGGCGAATGGAAACTCAAAGTGGACGATCTCGCCGCCGAACTCGATGCCAGTCAGAAGGAATGCCGCAATTACAGCACGGAATTGTTCAGGCTCAGAG GTGCGTACGAAGAAGGTCAAGAACAGTTGGAAGCAGTACGTCGCGAGAACAAGAATCTAGCCGACGAAGTAAAAGACCTCTTGGATCAAATTGGCGAAGGTGGACGCAATATTCACGAGATCGAAAAAGCCAGGAAGCGCCTGGAGGCTGAAAAGGATGAACTTCAAGCTGCTCTAGAAGAAGCAGAGGCCGCTTTGGAACAAGAAGAGAACAAAGTATTGCGCAGTCAACTTGAACTGAGTCAAGTCAGACAAGAAATCGACCGACGTATCCAGGAGAAGGAAGAGGAATTCGAAAATACCAGAAAGAATCACCAACGTGCTCTCGATTCTATGCAGGCATCGCTCGAAGCTGAAGCTAAG GGCAAGGCCGAGGCTTTGCGCATGAAGAAAAAACTGGAAGCAGATATAAACGAATTGGAGATCGCCCTGGATCATGCGAACAAAGCGAATGCCGAAGCTCAAAAGAACATCAAGAGATACCAACAGCAGCTGAAGGATGTCCAGACCGCGCTCGAAGAAGAACAACGAGCTCGCGACGAAGCGAGAGAACTTCTTGGAATTTCGGAACGCCGGGCGAACGCGCTTCAGAACGAACTCGAAGAAAGCCGTACTCTTCTCGAACAAGCGGACCGCGGACGTCGCCAGGCTGAACAAGAATTGGCCGACTGCCACGAGCAACTCAACGAACTAGGTGCTCAGAACGCTTCCATCTCTGCTGCCAAGAGAAAACTCGAGGCTGAGCTGCAAACCCTTCAC tCTGACTTGGACGAATTGTTGAACGAAGCAAAGAACTCTGAGGAGAAAGCAAAGAAAGCCATGGTTGATGCCGCTAGATTAGCCGACGAACTTCGAGCCGAACAAGATCATGCTCAAACGCAAGAGAAGCTTCGCAAAGCACTCGAAACTCAGATCAAGGAACTCCAGGTGCGTCTCGACGAAGCTGAAGCGAATGCCCTGAAAGGTGGTAAGAAGGCAATTCAAAAACTCGAACAACGTGTTCGTGAATTGGAGAACGAACTCGATGGAGAACAGAGGAGACACGCTGACGCTCAGAAGAATCTTCGCAAGTCCGAACGTCGCATCAAGGAACTCAGCTTCCAG GCTGATGAGGACCGCAAGAACCATGAGCGCATGCAAGACCTTGTCGATAAGCTTCAACAGAAGATCAAGACCTACAAGAGGCAGATCGAGGAAGCTGAAGAAATCGCTGCTTTGAATCTCGCGAAATTCCGCAAAGCGCAACAAGAGCTCGAGGAGGCAGAGGAAAGGGCGGACCTGGCTGAACAGGCAATTACCAAGTTCCGTACTAAAGGACGCGGAGGAAGTGCTGCGCGCGGATTGAGCCCAGCG CCACACCGACCTGCGTTCAAACCCCAATTGGATGGTTCCGCATTCCCGCCACGCTTCGACCTGCAGCCCGATGGTGAACTGTAA